GGAACCTTCTCGCCATCGCCGAGCTTGCCCATGACGAAGGCGAAATGCTGCGTGTCGTCAAAGGGCGTGATGTAGACATGGCCGGTCATCTCGCCGAACTCGGTCTTGACCGGGAAGGAGTGCACGCGCTCGACCAGCTTCTCGCGCGCCTGGCGATAGGCGATCAGGTCGGCGACCGTGATCTGCTTAAGATTGTGCTTCTGGGCGAAGGCCGTGATCTGCGCGCCCTTCATCACCGTGCCGTCGTCATTGGCGAGTTCGCAGATCACGCCGACCGGCGGCAGGTCGGCGAGCTTGCAGAGATCGACCGCGGCCTCGGTATGGCCCGAGCGCATCAGGACGCCGCCATCCTTGGCGATCAGCGGGAAGACATGGCCGGGCCGGACGAAATCGGCGGCGCCCATATTGCCGTTGGCGAGCGCGCGCACCGTATTGGTCCGCTGCTCCGCCGAGATACCGGTGGTCAGCCCGTGCTTGACGTCGACCGTGATGGTGAAGGCGGTGCCGAGCGGGGCATCGTTGGAGGAGACCATCGGGTCGAGCCGCAGGCGGCGCGCCTCACCCGACGTCAGCGGCGCGCAGACGATGCCGCAGGTGTTGCGGATGATGAAGGCCATCTTCTCCTGCGTGCAGAGCGAGGCGGCGACGATGAGATCGCCCTCGTTCTCGCGATCGTCGTCATCGGTGACGATGACGATCTCGCCGCGCGCGAAGGCTTCGACGGTCTCGGCGACATTGCTTGCGGTCATGACAGCCTCGCGCGGGCCCTGCAGGCCCAGAAAATCGTTGGGGGTGACAGCGCCGCCGGTCGCGGCGGCGATACGCTCGGCGCTCTCGCG
This genomic interval from Bosea sp. 29B contains the following:
- the ribB gene encoding 3,4-dihydroxy-2-butanone-4-phosphate synthase, giving the protein MKLDVWLQQTKTARSAFARQVGLSPASVTALCNDPTAWISRESAERIAAATGGAVTPNDFLGLQGPREAVMTASNVAETVEAFARGEIVIVTDDDDRENEGDLIVAASLCTQEKMAFIIRNTCGIVCAPLTSGEARRLRLDPMVSSNDAPLGTAFTITVDVKHGLTTGISAEQRTNTVRALANGNMGAADFVRPGHVFPLIAKDGGVLMRSGHTEAAVDLCKLADLPPVGVICELANDDGTVMKGAQITAFAQKHNLKQITVADLIAYRQAREKLVERVHSFPVKTEFGEMTGHVYITPFDDTQHFAFVMGKLGDGEKVPARLHRANVVADVLGGASSIQCVLRRFQQEGKGVLVYLRDGSAGVPIKSVEDEEGSDALRSQQWREVGLGAQILRDLGVASIVNLASSTRAFVGLSGFGIEIAETAPLE